A window of the Lactuca sativa cultivar Salinas chromosome 5, Lsat_Salinas_v11, whole genome shotgun sequence genome harbors these coding sequences:
- the LOC111910373 gene encoding pectinesterase: MNSHLFAGMPDFGNNKKFFFRVFASILLFSAVNGIVVGVNSQSPNINIESSTAHVIVKSSCSATLHPDLCYSTLSGIPEITEKITTPKDVIELAVNKTKEIVQRNYFTIKKLTVKTDLTKRQKIALHDCLEMVAETLQELNQVLAILSAYPMKKGSRRHVDGLMTLMSTTLTNQETCIDGFSHDKHDRKLRESLIAGEIHAEKLCSISLAMIKNMTDTDMANQVEINGRKLKEEEDDEWPEWLSIGDRKLLQLGTVTPNVTVAANGSGNFTTISAAVAAAPASSATRYVIRIAAGVYRENVNIPSNKRNLMFLGSGRTSTIITGSRSVAGGSTTFNSATVAAVGAGFLARDITFQNTAGPSGNQAVALRVGSDLSAFYLCDMIAYQDTLYVHSNRQFYINCFIAGTVDFIFGNAAAVFQNCDIHARRPNPNQRNMVTAQGRSDPNQNTGIVIQKSRIGATSDLLPVQGSFPTYLGRPWREYSRTVVMQSTISNVINPAGWFPWNGDFALNTLYYGEYQNTGAGAATANRVTWRGYRVIRDATEAGGFTAGNFIDGGSWLRATGFPFSLGL, translated from the exons ATGAACAGTCACCTCTTCGCCGGAATGCCGGATTTTGGCAACAACAAAAAGTTCTTTTTCAGGGTTTTTGCTTCAATCCTACTTTTCTCTGCTGTTAATGGCATTGTAGTCGGAGTTAACTCTCAATCCCCTAACATCAACATCGAGTCCTCCACAGCTCACGTCATCGTCAAATCATCCTGTAGTGCCACCCTACACCCGGATCTATGCTACTCCACACTTTCCGGTATCCCTGAAATCACCGAAAAAATCACAACTCCAAAAGACGTCATCGAACTCGCTGTCAATAAAACCAAAGAGATAGTCCAAAGAAACTACTTCACCATAAAGAAGCTTACAGTTAAGACTGATCTCACGAAACGTCAGAAAATCGCTCTCCATGACTGTCTGGAGATGGTCGCCGAGACACTTCAAGAACTCAACCAGGTCCTCGCTATCCtgagtgcttatccgatgaagaAAGGGAGTCGCCGACATGTTGATGGCTTGATGACACTTATGAGCACCACATTGACCAACCAGGAAACATGCATCGACGGATTCTCACACGACAAACATGATAGGAAGCTTCGTGAATCGCTTATCGCTGGAGAGATCCACGCCGAGAAGTTGTGTAGTATATCATTAGCAATGATCAAGAACATGACCGACACAGATATGGCCAACCAAGTCGAGATAAATGGGCGGAAGTTAAAGGAGGAGGAGGATGACGAGTGGCCGGAGTGGTTGTCCATTGGTGACAGAAAGCTGTTGCAGTTAGGGACAGTGACGCCTAACGTGACTGTAGCCGCGAATGGAAGTGGTAACTTTACAACGATTTCTGCTGCCGTGGCTGCTGCTCCGGCTTCAAGCGCAACCAGGTATGTGATTAGGATAGCAGCAGGGGTGTACAGGGAAAATGTCAACATTCCTAGTAATAAAAGGAACTTGATGTTTCTGGGTTCCGGAAGAACTTCCACAATAATCACCGGAAGCAGAAGTGTTGCCGGCGGCAGCACCACATTCAATTCTGCAACTGTCg CGGCTGTGGGTGCTGGATTTCTAGCGCGGGACATAACGTTTCAAAACACCGCTGGTCCGTCAGGGAACCAAGCGGTGGCGCTACGAGTCGGATCCGATCTCTCTGCATTCTACCTATGTGACATGATAGCATACCAAGACACCCTTTACGTCCATTCCAATCGTCAATTCTATATCAACTGCTTCATAGCAGGCACAGTCGACTTCATATTTGGCAATGCTGCAGCCGTTTTTCAAAATTGTGATATACACGCTCGTCGTCCTAACCCAAACCAAAGGAACATGGTTACAGCTCAAGGCCGAAGCGACCCTAACCAGAATACAGGAATTGTGATACAAAAATCAAGGATAGGAGCTACATCAGACCTTCTACCGGTGCAAGGAAGCTTTCCGACATACCTAGGGAGGCCTTGGAGGGAATACTCGAGGACAGTGGTGATGCAATCAACGATAAGCAACGTGATAAATCCGGCAGGATGGTTTCCTTGGAACGGGGATTTTGCACTTAATACGTTGTATTACGGAGAGTACCAAAACACAGGGGCTGGAGCTGCTACGGCGAATAGAGTGACATGGAGAGGGTACAGGGTGATTAGGGATGCTACGGAAGCTGGAGGTTTTACTGCCGGAAACTTTATCGATGGTGGTAGTTGGTTAAGAGCCACCGGCTTCCCTTTCTCTCTTGGGCTGTGA